Proteins from a genomic interval of Oncorhynchus clarkii lewisi isolate Uvic-CL-2024 chromosome 15, UVic_Ocla_1.0, whole genome shotgun sequence:
- the LOC139366636 gene encoding myomodulin neuropeptides 1-like has translation MQQKKRSGKKRLGKKRLGKKRLGKKRLEKKRLGKKRLGKKSLGKKRLGKKRLGKKSLGKKSLGKKRLGKKRLWKKRLGKKRLGKKRLGKKRLGKKRRGKKRLGKKRLGKKRLGKKRLGMKRLGKKRCGKQTLWRKRSGKKRNGNKRLWKRSSWKKRSGKKRSGNKRLWKRRSWKKRNVNNNNMVATQHGNNMVATQHGSTTT, from the coding sequence ATGCAGCAGAAGAAGAGGAGTGGGAAGAAGAGACTAGGAAAGAAGAGACTAGGAAAGAAGAGGCTAGGAAAGAAGAGACTAGAAAAGAAGAGGCTAGGAAAGAAGAGGCTAGGGAAGAAAAGCCTAGGGAAGAAAAGGCTAGGGAAGAAGAGGCTAGGGAAGAAGAGCCTAGGGAAGAAAAGCCTAGGGAAGAAAAGGCTAGGGAAGAAGAGGCTATGGAAGAAGAGGCTAGGGAAGAAGAGGCTAGGGAAGAAGAGGCTAGGGAAGAAAAGGCTAGGGAAGAAAAGGCGAGGGAAGAAAAGGCTAGGGAAGAAGAGGCTAGGGAAGAAGAGGCTAGGGAAGAAGAGGCTAGGGATGAAGAGGCTAGGAAAGAAGAGGTGTGGAAAGCAGACGCtatggaggaagaggagtgggaagAAGAGGAATGGCAACAAGAGGCTATGGAAGAGAAGTTCATGGAAGAAGAGGAGTGGGAAGAAGAGGAGTGGCAATAAGAGGCTATGGAAGAGAAGGTCATGGAAGAAGAGGAATgtcaataacaacaacatggtagcaacacaacacggcaacaacatggtagcaacacaacatggtagcaccacaacataa